A portion of the Clupea harengus chromosome 18, Ch_v2.0.2, whole genome shotgun sequence genome contains these proteins:
- the znf131 gene encoding zinc finger protein 131, translating to MADEGEVDCGHEFPAHYKVMLDKLNEQRQLDQFTDITLIVDGHQFRAHKAVLAACSQFFHKFFQDFTQEPLVEIEGVSNSAFRHLMEFTYTATLSVNGSEEISDVWRAAEYLQMQEAIKALNNRMNCSTSLVTTEVLAGKSKAKKRKIAETSNVITETLPSVEGEETVEIEVEVGDMEEASLEEASLEEASLEEASLEEEVDAAARNAQASSDDSALALLADITSKYRPGEMALPGGDADKCPEEAAAAVVEEEEELVLQEETVMAPKALESIEVVEVQISQLDNMFRCEKCDRCFKIFYHLKQHMKSHEAVGEGGGGGSKPFVCRHCGKAYAREGALKQHLNSYHYEAEEQSRRQRPQKKVHVCEYCDKQFDHFGHFKEHLRKHTGEKPFECPDCHERFARNSTLKCHMAACQNGCGAKKGRKKLYECQVCNSVFNSWDQFKDHLVIHTGEKPNHCTFCDLWFTQPRDLRAHLRDLHGIQDDAVTSTTTATTPNTAEEVILTEASAAAVLSASAGEVGVEGTELVLTTEDGIRVEHVTVEPMDVVTVEETLVVEEEVAVASHSGTEAAQPMEEQEELDVERLNEHQAVEIQVGEVTHVTVSDEHLDSEVQVETVAVEDTVVQTVGVEESVGLEDTVVQSGVEDTVGRWGWRTLWYEKPTHRGLFQRPHFACSLSLPSRGRETSRIINK from the exons ATGGCTGATGAGGGGGAGGTGGACTGTGGGCATGAGTTTCCAGCTCATTATAAGGTCATGCTGGACAAACTCAATGAGCAGCGCCAACTGGACCAGTTCACAGACATCACTCTGATCGTGGATG GTCACCAGTTCAGAGCCCACAAGGCTGTGTTGGCAGCATGCAGCCAGTTTTTTCACAAGTTCTTCCAAGACTTTACGCAGGAACCATTAGTAGAGATCGAAG GAGTGAGTAACTCTGCTTTCCGGCACCTGATGGAGTTCACATACACGGCCACACTGTCTGTGAACGGCAGCGAGGAGATCAGTGATGTGTGGAGAGCGGCCGAGTACCTGCAGATGCAGGAAGCAATCAAAGCCTTGAACAACAG AATGAATTGCAGCACATCGCTGGTCACCACCGAGGTCCTGGCGGGGAAGAGCAAAGCCAAGAAGAGGAAGATCGCAGAGACGTCTAACGTTATCACCGAGACGCTGCCGtcggtggagggggaggagacggtggagatcgaggtggaggtgggggataTGGAGGAGGCGTCCCTTGAGGAGGCGTCCCTTGAGGAGGCATCCCTTGAGGAGGCATCCCTTGAAGAGGAGGTGGATGCGGCCGCCCGCAACGCCCAGGCCTCCTCCGATGACTCGGCCCTCGCCCTCCTGGCCGACATCACCAGCAAGTACCGGCCCGGGGAGATGGCGCTGCCTGGAGGCGACGCCGACAAGTGCCCAGAGGAAGCGGCCGCGGCCgtggttgaggaggaggaggagctggtgcTCCAGGAGGAGACGGTGATGGCGCCCAAGGCCCTTGAGAGCATcgaggtggtggaggtgcagATCTCGCAGCTGGACAACATGTTCCGCTGCGAGAAGTGCGACCGCTGCTTCAAGATCTTCTACCACCTCAAGCAGCACATGAAGAGCCACGAGGCGGTGGGCGAGGGTGGTGGCGGGGGCAGCAAGCCGTTCGTGTGCCGCCACTGCGGCAAGGCGTACGCCCGCGAGGGGGCGCTCAAGCAGCATCTGAACAGCTACCACTACGAGGCAGAGGAGCAGTCACGGCGCCAGCGGCCGCAGAAGAAGGTGCACGTGTGCGAGTACTGCGACAAGCAGTTCGACCACTTCGGCCACTTCAAGGAGCACTTACGGAAGCACACAG GTGAAAAGCCATTCGAGTGTCCGGACTGTCATGAGCGCTTTGCCAGAAACAGCACTCTCAAATGCCACATGGCAGCTTGTCAGAACGGCTGTGGAGCCAAAAAAGGCCGGAAAAAGCTCTACGAGTGTCAG GTGTGCAACAGTGTCTTCAACAGCTGGGATCAGTTCAAAGACCACCTGGTGatccacacaggagagaagcccaACCACTGCACATTTTGTGACCTCTGGTTCACCCAGCCCCGCGACCTTCGGGCTCACCTGCGCGACCTGCACGGCATCCAGGACGACGCGGTGACCagcaccaccactgccaccacccCCAACACCGCAGAAGAGGTGATCCTCACCGAGGCTTCTGCCGCCGCCGTCCTCTCCGCCTCCGCGGgcgaggtgggggtggagggcaCTGAGCTGGTCCTGACCACGGAGGACGGCATCAGGGTGGAGCACGTGACTGTGGAGCCCATGGACGTGGTGACTGTGGAAGAGACCcttgtggtggaggaggaggtggcggtgGCCTCACACTCTGGGACAGAAGCGGCTCAGCccatggaggagcaggaggagcttGACGTGGAGAGACTAAACGAGCACCAAGCGGTGGAGATCCAGGTGGGGGAGGTGACGCATGTGACGGTGTCAGATGAGCACTTAGACTCTGAGGTGCAGGTGGAGACGGTGGCAGTGGAGGACACTGTGGTTCAGACGGTGGGAGTGGAGGAGTCGGTGGGACTGGAGGACACTGTGGTTCAGTCGGGGGTGGAGGACACTGTGGGTCGGTGGGGGTGGAGGACACTGTGGTATGAAAAGCCCACCCACAGGGGACTCTTTCAGAGACCTCACTTTGCCTGCTCCCTATCGCTCCCctcgagaggaagagagacgtctcgaataataaacaaataa
- the LOC105904308 gene encoding selenoprotein Pa isoform X2, which yields MWKGLVLALALGLLPGSGGEADGSESPYCKPAPPWRIGELDPMKEGLGRVTVVALFQASUSFCLVQASKLDGLRLKLEKQGLKNISYMVVNDKAENAQRLHHKLAEKLSEHIPLYAQSRSEPQDIWQILNGEKDDFLIYDRCGRLTNHISLPYSILTTPYIQDAIRQTYCNTTCGNCPIESEITLEECLKTPDNESEEAGTPHGHGHGHHHGHDHHRGHGSEHGHNHNADRGQDHSRGHDHGHNHNADRGQDHSHGHDHGHNHNADRGQAHSHGHDHGQQQQQQQQPINLPFHYHRQGQQRQQRVHLLPQQGQAPAELELELGQGQGQAPVELMLELGQGQVRQGQGQVQVRQTRQVRQEDSGAAFDLLTQLAHRQP from the exons ATGTGGAAGGGTCTGGTCCTGGCCTTGGCTCTCGGCCTGCTCCCTGGGAGCGGCGGAGAGGCCGACGGCTCAGAGAGCCCCTATTGTAAGCCTGCGCCCCCCTGGAGGATCGGAGAGCTGGATCCCATGAAGGAAGGCCTGGGCAGGGTGACGGTGGTAGCGCTTTTTCAGGCCAGCTGATCCTTTTGCCTGGTGCAGGCGTCCAA ATTGGATGGGCTGCGCCTAAAGTTGGAGAAGCAGGGCCTGAAAAATATAAGCTACATGGTGGTGAATGACAAGGCAGAGAATGCCCAAAGGCTGCACCATAAGCTGGCAGAGAAGCTGTCAGAACACATCCCCCTCTACGCCCAAAGCCGCTCCGAACCGCAAGACATCTGGCAGATCTTAAACGGGGAAAAGGACGACTTTTTGATCTATGACAG ATGTGGACGTCTCACAAACCACATATCTCTTCCATATTCTATACTGACTACACCGTACATTCAGGATGCAATAAGACAGACGTACTGCAATACAACCTGTGGAAATTGTCCCATAGAG AGTGAAATCACACTAGAAGAATGTCTAAAGACACCAGACAATGAGTCAGAAGAGGCAGGCACCCCCCATGGTCACGGCCACGGCCACCATCACGGCCACGACCACCATCGTGGCCACGGCAGTGAACACGGTCACAACCACAATGCCGACCGCGGGCAAGACCACTCTCGCGGCCATGACCACGGTCACAACCACAATGCCGACCGCGGGCAAGACCACTCTCACGGCCATGACCACGGTCACAACCACAATGCTGACCGTGGGCAAGCCCACTCTCACGGCCATGACCatggtcagcagcagcagcagcagcagcagccaattAACCTCCCCTTTCACTATCACCGTCAAGGCCAGCAACGGCAGCAGCGGGTGCACCTCCTCCCCCAGCAGGGTCAGGCCCCGGCGGAGCTAGAGCTAGAgctggggcaggggcag ggtcaGGCCCCAGTGGAGTTAATGCTAGAgctggggcaggggcaggtgaGGCAAGGGCAGGGGCAGGTGCAGGTTAGGCAGacgaggcaggtgaggcaggagGACTCGGGGGCCGCGTTCGACCTGCTCACCCAGCTGGCGCACAGACAGCCCTGA
- the LOC105904308 gene encoding selenoprotein Pa isoform X1 produces the protein MWKGLVLALALGLLPGSGGEADGSESPYCKPAPPWRIGELDPMKEGLGRVTVVALFQASUSFCLVQASKLDGLRLKLEKQGLKNISYMVVNDKAENAQRLHHKLAEKLSEHIPLYAQSRSEPQDIWQILNGEKDDFLIYDRCGRLTNHISLPYSILTTPYIQDAIRQTYCNTTCGNCPIESEITLEECLKTPDNESEEAGTPHGHGHGHHHGHDHHRGHGSEHGHNHNADRGQDHSRGHDHGHNHNADRGQDHSHGHDHGHNHNADRGQAHSHGHDHGQQQQQQQQPINLPFHYHRQGQQRQQRVHLLPQQGQAPAELELELGQGQVRQGQGQAPVELMLELGQGQVRQGQGQVQVRQTRQVRQEDSGAAFDLLTQLAHRQP, from the exons ATGTGGAAGGGTCTGGTCCTGGCCTTGGCTCTCGGCCTGCTCCCTGGGAGCGGCGGAGAGGCCGACGGCTCAGAGAGCCCCTATTGTAAGCCTGCGCCCCCCTGGAGGATCGGAGAGCTGGATCCCATGAAGGAAGGCCTGGGCAGGGTGACGGTGGTAGCGCTTTTTCAGGCCAGCTGATCCTTTTGCCTGGTGCAGGCGTCCAA ATTGGATGGGCTGCGCCTAAAGTTGGAGAAGCAGGGCCTGAAAAATATAAGCTACATGGTGGTGAATGACAAGGCAGAGAATGCCCAAAGGCTGCACCATAAGCTGGCAGAGAAGCTGTCAGAACACATCCCCCTCTACGCCCAAAGCCGCTCCGAACCGCAAGACATCTGGCAGATCTTAAACGGGGAAAAGGACGACTTTTTGATCTATGACAG ATGTGGACGTCTCACAAACCACATATCTCTTCCATATTCTATACTGACTACACCGTACATTCAGGATGCAATAAGACAGACGTACTGCAATACAACCTGTGGAAATTGTCCCATAGAG AGTGAAATCACACTAGAAGAATGTCTAAAGACACCAGACAATGAGTCAGAAGAGGCAGGCACCCCCCATGGTCACGGCCACGGCCACCATCACGGCCACGACCACCATCGTGGCCACGGCAGTGAACACGGTCACAACCACAATGCCGACCGCGGGCAAGACCACTCTCGCGGCCATGACCACGGTCACAACCACAATGCCGACCGCGGGCAAGACCACTCTCACGGCCATGACCACGGTCACAACCACAATGCTGACCGTGGGCAAGCCCACTCTCACGGCCATGACCatggtcagcagcagcagcagcagcagcagccaattAACCTCCCCTTTCACTATCACCGTCAAGGCCAGCAACGGCAGCAGCGGGTGCACCTCCTCCCCCAGCAGGGTCAGGCCCCGGCGGAGCTAGAGCTAGAgctggggcaggggcaggtgaGGCAGGGGCAGGGTCAG GCCCCAGTGGAGTTAATGCTAGAgctggggcaggggcaggtgaGGCAAGGGCAGGGGCAGGTGCAGGTTAGGCAGacgaggcaggtgaggcaggagGACTCGGGGGCCGCGTTCGACCTGCTCACCCAGCTGGCGCACAGACAGCCCTGA